GGCGACAAGCTGACCGACAAGTTCATCGCCGTCCCCTGGACCAAGGAGGACGGCAAGGCCTTCCCCGGCGGCGCCCACATCGCGCTGACCCACTGGTCGGTCGGCGACCCGGCGAAGCAGGGCAAGGCGCAGGAGGGCATCTGGAAGTACTGCGACGCCCCGAGCGGCGAGGTCGTGTCCACGTTCGTCGAGGACCACCCCTACAGCGACTCGCCCGAGCCCAACGCGATGTGATGTCGCGCCCACCGGTGCGGCCGTCCGGCGTGAGCTCACCGTGACCCACGGAGGGACCCGCCGTGCGTGAGGCCATCGCGCTCTTCTTCGTCGCCATCGCCTCCGCGCTGGTGCCGCTGATCAACATCGAGGCCTACCTCGGCGTGCGCGCCAGCCTGTCCACGGTCCAGCACATGTGGTGGCTGGGCCTGGTGGCCGCCGCCGGCCAGATGGTGGGCAAGGTCGTCTGGTACTACCTCGGGGCCAGCTCGCTGCAGTGGGGCTGGATCCGCCGGCGGCTGGACAAGCCCAAGAACCTGGCCCGGCTCGAGCTGTGGCGGCACCGCACCGCGGAGCGCCCGCTGGTCGCCGGCGTGCTGCTGTTCACCTCCGCGCTGGTCGGGTTCCCGCCCTTCGCGATCGTCTCGGTGCTGGCCGGGCAGCTCCGGATGAACCTGGTGCTCTTCCTGACACTCGGCCTGCTCGGTCGCTGGCTGCGTTTCGTGGCCGTGCTCGGCGGCGCGGCGTGGCTCAGCACCGCCCTGGGCTGAACCGGCTCAGGCGCCGATCAGCGTCTCGAAGAGGTCGACGTACTGGATCAGGTGCCGGTCGCCGAGAAAGCGGTCCTGCACGCGCGAGTGGGCGGCGGTGCCCAGCCGGGCCGAGAGCTCCGCATCGTGGAGCACCTTGCTCACCTCCCGTCCGAAGCTGCCGTGGTCGTTCGGGTCCGGCAGCAGGAGGCCGCTGACGCCGTCCTCGATCTGGTCCTGGATGCCGCCGACCGCCGAGGCCACCACCGGCCGCCCCTTCCACATCGGCTCGGTGACCGTGAGGCCGAACCCCTCCACCAGGCTCTTCTGGACGACCACCGATGCGTGCCGCTGGAGGGCGTTGACGAGGTAGGCGTTCTCGTCGATGTCGTCCATCGGGAGGCAGGCGAGGTGGACCCGGGAGCGGGCGGGCGCCGGCAGGTCGCGCCAGGCGTGCAGGCACTCCGCGAGCACCGCGGCGCCCTCGGGGTCGTCGGTCACCCCGCTGACGTCGGGACCGGCCAGCAGCAGGTGGGCGGTCTCGGGCAGCTCGTCGAGGTGCTCGACGAAGCCGATCATCACCCCCTGCATGTCCTTGAGCCGGTCCCAGCGGCTGACCTGGAGCACGACCTGGCCCGTCCCTGGGATCGAACCGCCCTCGCGCAGCAGCCCGTAGTGCTCTCGCACGAAGCCGTCGCTGCCGTCCCGACGGGTGAAACGGAGGCTGCCGTCGACGGCTCCGGTGGCGACCAGCCCGGCGCGCTGCAAGGTCACCTGGGCGACGGCCGGCTCCATCCCCACGTTCTTGGCCGTGAACGGGTCGAGCGAGGGCGGGATCACCCACAGCCGGTCCCGCGAGACCCAGGCAGGTGGGTACTGCGCCCGGGAGAAGATCACCGCGTCGGCGGGCTCCACGTAGTCGCGCAGGAAGTCCCAGGCCCGGTCGGCCAGCGGGTGCGGGGTGTCACGGCCGATGTGGCAGCGCCACACCGCATACGCCCCCGACCGGCGGATCCCGTCCACCAGACCGGCGGTCTGCGGGTCGTGCAGGAGCACGATGTCGCCGGCCCGGACCCGGCTGCGCAGCGACTCGAGGTTCTCCGCGAGCACCTTCTCGTAGACCACGCGTTCGGCGTCCCCCAGGTCCCCGCCGTCCCCGGGGGCGCCGTGCAGCTGGTTGTGCAGCCGTTTCGTGATCGCGAAGAAGGCCGGGTCGGCGTTGAGGGTCAGCCAGCGGGTGTCGGTGTGGGCGCCTCGTGCATAGGCCAGCAACGCCTGCAGCATCTCCGCGACGCCGCCGCCCTGGGCCGTGGCGTTGACGTTCCACACCACGCGGCCGGCGAGCAGCTCACGGGCCCGGGCGGCGTACATCCGCAGCCGGTCGACCCGGTCGGGCGCCAGCAGCGTCTCCAGCCGGGCAAGCGGGATGGCATCGACCTCGACCTCTTGCATACCCTCCATGCTGCACCCGGAAGACAGGTCCCGGGGAGGAACGCGCAGGTCAGGGAGGCGGTGCGGCGCCGGCCTCCACGCGGCTCCCCGGCTCCACCGCGACGCTCACCACGGCGCCGTCGCCGACGGTGACCCCGGTCAGCTCGACCCCCGCGGTCACCACGGACCCGGGGCCGAGGACGCAGGCGGTCAGGTGCACGCCCTTCTCGACGACGCACCCGGGCATCAGCACGCTGCCGATCACCACCGCGTCCGCCGCCACCCGGACCCCGGCGCTCACGCAGGTGCCGCCGCTGACCGTGGCGGAGGGGTCGACGGAGGCGTCGTCGTCGACGTGCGCGCCGCCCGGCTCGGCCTCGTTGGCGGGGCTGACCACCCGGCCGAGCACCAGGTCGCGGGAGGCCGCGACCAAGGCTTCCGGAGTGCCGACGTCGCGCCAGTAGCAGTTCTCGACGTAGCCGACCACGAGCGCGCCCTGCTCGACGAGCTCCGGGAAGGTCTCTCGCTCCACCGACACCACCCGGCCGGCCGGGATCGCGTCGATCACCCGGCGCCGGAACACGTAGCAGCCCGCGTTGACCTGCCGGGTCACCGGGTGGTCGGACTTCTCCGTGAAGCCGGTGACCCGACCGGCGTCGTCGGTGGGCACGCAGCCGAAGGGCCGCGCGTCCTCGACCTCCACCAGGTGCAGCGAGACGTCGACGGGGTGCCCGTCGCGGGGGGTCTCGAAGTCCTCGAGCTGGGCGGCCAGGTCATGGCCGGAGAGGATGTCGCCGTTGAGGATCACCACCGGGCTCTCGGGGTCGGTCCCGAGCGCGCCGGCCACGTTGCGGATCGCCCCCGCGGTGCCCAGCGGCTCCTCCTCCTGCACGTAGCTGAGCCGGAGGTTCCACCGGCTGCCGTCGCCGAGGACCGGCTCGAACAGGTCGGCGCGGTAGGAGGTCGCCAGCACGACGTGCTCGACGCCGGCCTCGGCCAGCCGGCCGATCTGGTGCTCGAGGAACGGCACGCCGCCGACCTCCAGCAGGTGCTTGGGGCGCCGGGCGGTCAGCGGCAGCAGTCGGGTGCCGAAGCCACCGGCCACGATCACCGCCTCGACCGCATGGTGACGGGATGGATCCATGCGAGCGATCCTGCCACGTGCGTACAGTTGCTCGTCATGCCGACCTCGACCGCGACGTTCGCCTCCGTCCTCGCCGACCAGCTCCGCCGCGACGCGTCCCGGCCGCTGGTCACGTTCTACGACGACGCCACCGGAGAGCGCATCGAGCTCTCGGTGACGACGTACGCCAACTGGGTCGCCAAGACGGCCTCGCTGCTCCAGGACGAGCTCGATCTCGAGCGCGGCGCGCTGGCGCTCGTCGACCTGCCGGCGCACTGGCTCGGCGCGGTCTGGGTCGGCGCCGCCTGGACGCTCGGGCTACGGCTCACCGACGACACCGCCCGGGCCGGCGAGGCGGACCTCCTGGTCTGCGGCCCCGCCGGCGTGCAGACCTGCGCCCCGCACGCGACCCGGGTGCCGGTGGTCGCCCTCTCGCTGCGACCGCTCGGCGCCCGCTTCACCGATCCCCTGCCGACCGGCGTCGTCGACTACGGAGCCGTCGTGCTGGGCCAGCCGGACGCGTTCGCCGCGCTCGACGCCCCGGCCGGCGACGACCCGGCCTGGGAGGACGCGCACGGGACCCGGACGCAGGCCGAGCTGTTCACCGAGGCCGCCTCGGACGGGCTGGTGAGCGCCGGCGGCCGGCTGCTCACCGACGTGCCGCCCACCACCCGTCGCGGTCTGGCCACCCTGCTCGCGCCGCTCCTGCACGGCGGCGGGACGGTGTGGGTGGCCCACCCCGACGAGTCGGGGTGGGCCCACCGTGCCGAGACCGAGCGCGCCACCGCGGTGCTGCGGGAGCGCGAGGGCGGTCAGCCCGCGAGGTCGTAGCCCTTGAAGCCCCCGGCGATGTAGCGGCGGCGGTCCACCTTGCCGCCGCTGGCGCCGGGCAGCAGCCACAGGTCGCCGGTCGCCGCCTCCCGGCCGATCACGTCGGGGCGCCCGTCGCCGTCGACGTCTCCTGCGCCGACCATCCAGTCGTAGCGGTTGGACCCGCCGCCGACCTTCTGGCCGCCGGTCAGCCCGCCGGGGCCGTTGCCGGGATACATCCACAGGCTGCCGTCCGAGCGCCGCAGGATGCTGTCCGGCGAGCCGTCGCCGTCCCACAGGCCGGCACCGACCTGGCGGCTGGCACTGATGCCGGCGTACGCCGCGTAGCTTGGCCGGAAGCCGGAGGCTCCGTTGCCGGGGTAGATCCGCATCGAGCCTCCCGAGGGCTGGCCCATCAGGTCCGGGTAGCCGTCCCCGGTGATGTCGCCGACCGCGGTCAGCAGCTGCATCGAGCCCCAGCCGGTGCCGGCCACCACGGGCTCGGCGAAGTGGTTGGAGCCGTCACCGGCCCGGAACAGCATCGCGCCGTCCGAGGCACGCCGGGTCATCAGGTCGTTGCGGCCGTCACCGTTCCAGTCCCCCACGCTGAGCAGCAGGTTGGTGTCGGTCAGGGTCTGGCCCTTGCTGATCGTGCGGCGCACGTTGGTGGTGCCCCGGTTGGCGAAGACCACCAGTCGTCCGGCGCTGGTCCGGCCGACCAGGTCGTGGCGAGCGCTGCCCGTCACCTGTCCCGGTGAGGAGAGCGTGTCCACGCCGGCGAAGCCGGAGTAGGGACCCAGCCGGCCCGAGAGGGTGCCGGTGCCGGTGCCGGGGTAGATCCACAGCTGACCGTCCTTCTTGCGGGCGACCAGGTCGGCGCGTCCGTCGTTGGTCACGTCGCCCAGACCGGCGATCAGCGAGACGCTGGTCCAGGTGCCGGGGAGCGCCACCCGGGTCCCGAGGGCGCCCTTGCCGGTGCCGGGCACCAGCCAGAGCCGGCCGTCGGTGTCGCGGGCGAGCAGGTCGGCGGTTCCGTTGCGGTCCAGGTCTCCGGCGGCAGCGGTCAGGTCGTAGCCCGACCAGTCCTCGGCCAGCACCTGGGTCCGCATCCAGCGGCCGTCGCCCAGGCCGCGGAACAGCAGCAGCCGGTGGTCGACACCCTGCCGGCCGATCACGTCGTTCTTGCCGTCCTGATTCAGGTCGCCGACGGCGACCAGCTGGTCCAGCGCCGCGAACCGGTTCGTGGTGCGCACGGCCGCTCCGAAGCTGCCGGTCCCGGTGCCGGGCAGCAGCACGGCACTCTTCGTCGAGGCGTCGCGGGCCAGCACGTCGGCCCGGCCGTCACCGGTGAGGTCCTTGCTGGCTGTCACCAGGTCGGTCCCGGACAGCGTGGGACCGCTGGTCGGCGCCTCGAACCCGACCTGTCCCCCGGTCTGCACGATGGCCAGCTGCTGGGTCGTCGCGTTCCGGACGACCAGGTCGGGCCACCGGTTGCCGGAGACGTCGGCGTCGCGCTGACGCGGGGTGAACGGGTGCTGGTAGGCGTCGGCCTTGGCCCGGATCGTGGGGATCTTGGCGTAGAGGTACTTGCCGGGGCAGGCGGTCTGGCCGACGTCACGGTGACCGTTGATCGCCGGCAGGGTCCGGTCGCCGACCACCTGGCGGGTGGAGCCCGCGTCCACGCCGTGCAGGCTGAGCTTCCAGGCGAACAGCCGGCCGTAGGCGTCGAGCAGCGCCGCGCTCGGCTGGGCGGTCTCGAAGTTCCCGATCGAGGACATCGCGAACGCGTAGTCGTTGTAGTTCAGGGTGTGCGCGCCGACGACCGGCCGGTCCACACCGCCGTACCGGCCCTCCCAGATCCGGCCGAACCGGTCGACGAGGAAGTTGTAGCCGATGTCGCTCCAGCCCTTGGACTGCGTGTGGTAGGCGTAGATGCCGCGGATGATCGAGGGCACCTGGTCCTCGGTGTAGTTGTTGGCGTTCACCGTGTGGTGGACGAAACCGGCATGCACCTCGAAGTAGCGCAGCGAGCTCTTGTCCCGCAGCCGCTCGTCGGCCCCCCACTGGGCGCGGGAGAAGATCTGCGGTTTCGGGGTCACGTCGACCGGGGTGCCGGCCAGGTCCAGGTCGCCGGGCAGCGGGTCGGCGGGCTCGGCCGGCTGGGTCGGGTCGGTCACGTCTGCGGCGGCGCTCGTGGCGCTGGCTCCGGTGGGCGTGGTGGTGGCCGACATCGGCGCCAGGTCCCCCTCGGGCAGCTCGGCCGTGTCGATGGCGGGCTGCTCGCGGGTGAGCGCGGCCGGCTGCCCGGGGTCCACGATCGCGAGCTTCATGTCGGCGGGCAGCGAACCGTCCGGCGTCACCGCCTTGACCTGTACGTCGTCGACGTCACCGACCACGACGGCATCGGTGCCGAAGCGCTGGTGCGCGGCCTCCGGGCTGCCCGGGTCGGGCCCGTGCTCCGCGTCGTAGGCGATCTCCTGCCACGGCGACCAGACGCCGTCCGCCAGGCTGCGGACCGAGACCGTGATGTCGTCGTCGGCGTACTGCTGGCCGGTGGCCCAGGTGACGCCGACGGTGGCGTAGCCGTGCACCGTCTCGGGGACCGACAGCGCCGCCTGCCCGTCCTTCTGCGGCGCGGCCGCGCGCAGCGCGGTCGCGTTGCGGGTCAGCGTCTCGCGCCCCTGCTCGGCCGGCGCCGCGGCCGTCAGCGGGATCTCGGTCACCGAGGGCCGGACCGGGTCGGCGGCCACCAGCGACCCCGCGGCGCTGGCCCCCGCGGCCCCGGCGGCGGGCGCGGCCGAGGGGGCCCCGCCCTGGGGTGGCCCGACCAGCTCCAGGGAGCCCACACCCACTGCCGGAGCGGCCACGAGCACCACCACAGCACAGGCGAGGGCCTGCTGGCACAGCAGGACGAAACGGCTCTTCTTCTCGGGCATGCGCTGGCTCTCTCGCGGCGGGGCGATTCACAGGAGAACCAAATGTCACATCAGTAACAGACCCCCGCAAGGGGAACGCCTGAACTACACCTCTGTAATTCGCCGGGACCGCTCCGGCGTCAGACGTCCGCGCCGAGGTCCTCCTCCTCGCCCTCCAGGTGCTCCTCGGAGGTCACGTCCCCGTCGTCGTACTTGAGGTACTTGATGCCGTCCTCGGTCGGGCCGTCGAAGGCCAGCCGACCCTTCTCCAGGACGAGGACCCGGTCGCACATCTTGCGCACCGACCCCGGGGCGTGGCTGACGTAGAACATGGTGCGGCCGCTCTTGCGGATCTCGTCCATGCGGGCGAGGCACTTGCGCTTGAAGGGCCGGTCCCCGACCGCGAGCACCTCGTCCATCAGGAAGATGTCGGAGTCGGTGTGGATCGCCACCGCGAAGCCGAGCCGGGAGAACATGCCCGAGGAGTAGGTGCCGACCGGGGTCTCGAGGAACTTGCCGATGTCGGCGAACTCCACGATGTCGTCGAACTTGGCCCTGGTCTCCTTCTCGCTCATCCCGAGGATGGCCGCGTTGAGGAAGATGTTCTCGCGCCCGGTCAGCTGCGGGTGGAAGCCGGCGCCGGTGGCGATGAGGCCGGCGATCCGTCCCCTGGTCAGCACGGTGCCGCGGTCGGGCCGCATCACCCCGTTGATGAGCTTGAGGAGCGTGCTCTTGCCGGAGCCGTTGAGGCCCATCAGGCCGATCGACTCCCCCTGCTCCACCGAGAACGTGAGGTCGTCGAGAGCCCAGAACGTGTCGCTCAGCTCCTGGCCGCGCACCATGGCGATCGACATCTGCTTGAGGGTGCGGTGGTAGCGCAGCGTGAACTTCTTCGAGACGTGGTCGACGACGATGGACTCAGCCACTGAGACGCTCCGGAACCTTGTTCTCGATCCTGCTGAACACGATCTGGGAGAAGCCCAGGAACAGCAGGCAGATCGCCAGCATCACGAAGCCACGGGTGAACAGGTCCGGAGGCATGTCCGTCACTGCGCTCTCCGCCGGGTTCGACGTCGTGGTGGTCCAGAAGCACCGCTGGATCAGCAGCACCGACTCGGCCAGCGGGTTGGCGAGGTACAGGCTGACGTACTGCTCACCGAACCGCTGGGCGACCCCGAGAACGGGTAGATCATCGGCACGCTGAAGTGCACGAACGTGGTGAGCGTCTGGACGACGTTGGAGAAGTCGCGGAAGAAGACGTTCGCGGCGCTGAACAGCAGGGCGCACGAGGTGCCCAGGATGGTGATGATCGCCAGACCGAGCAGGCCGGCCCCGAAGCCGGCGAGGTCAGGGGACCAGCCCGTGACGACGCAGGCCACGATCAGGATGGCCAGCTGCGGCACCGTGTGGTACGCCGAGACCAGCATCGAGGCGACCGGGAACATCTCCCGGGGCATCGCCATCTTCTGGACGATCGCCTTGTTGCGCACGATCGACCGGGTGCCGGCGCTGAAGGTCTCGGTGAAGTAGTGCACCACCACCAGGCCGGAGAACACGTGGATGGCGAAGTTCTGCACGTTGTCGTGCAGCCCCAGGGCGCCGCCGACCACGAAGTAGTACATGCAGAAGCGGACCAGCGGCTGCACGTAGGACCACAGCATGCCGAGGAACGAGCCTTGGTAGCGGGCGCTCAGCTCGCGCTTGACCAGCAGCCGCAGCATGTAGCGCCGGCGGAACACATCGAGGAGTCCGCCCGTGCTCGACGGCGGCTGCAGGGGGATCTGTGCGACGACCTCGGGGTCGACGGCACGAACTGTCATGTCTCCACCTTGCCGGAGGCGTCGAAGGTCTTGCGCCACTGCTCCGGCGAGGTGAGGTCCCCCAGCGCCTGGCGGTACTCCGCGGCCAGCCTCGGCCACTCGCGGTAGAGGCGCTGGTGGATGTCGGCGGTGCGGCGGAGCAGGTCGCGGAACTCCTCGCGGTCGCGGTGGTGCCAGGCCGCACTGGTGCCGTCGGGCATCGAGACCACGACCGAGTCGAACTGCGAGATCATCCACCACTTGGCGTCCAGCGCCGCCAACCGCGCCTCCGGGAACTGGTCGGCGAGCGGCCGCTTGGGCAGCGTCTGGCGCACGGCGCTGGTGGCCGCCGAGACCAGCTGGCCGACCCGCCCCTTGGGCAGCGTCGGGTCCTGACCCTTCTTCGGCGGCTTCTCGCGGCGCACCGGTGGGAACGCGTCCGGGTCGGGCTCGGTGCGGGCGTCGGTGTAGTGCTTGCGCAGCTCGCGGATCTCGGCGAGCTTGGTGCCCAGCTCGCCGTGCAGGGCGCCGGGGCCGGCCAGGACGTCCTCGAGGGCCCGGTGCCGCAGCTCCGCAGTGGAGTACTGCAACGCGAACAGGTGCTTGACCTGGTGGTTGAAGCTCTCGCGCACCATCCGGCCGCCGTGCTCGTAGGGCGAGTGCAGCAGCGCCGAGATGAACCGGTTGCGCTGGTGGAAGTAGGACTGCCAGTCCAGGGCGTCGTTCTTGTCGGTCCACGGCACGTGCCAGACGGCGGAGCCCGGCAGCGTGACGGTCGGGAACCCGGCGTCGGCGGCCCGGACGCCGTACTCGGAGTCGTCCCACTTGATGAACAGCGGCAGGCTGAGGCCGATGGTGCGCAGCACCTCGGTGGGGATCAGGCACATGAACCAGCCGTTGAAGTCCACGTCGATGCGGCGGTGCAGCCAGCGCGAGGAACGGAGGTTGCGCTCGCTGAAGTCCCAGTCGGTGAAGACGGTCGGCGGCGAGGTCCACCAGAAGCGGTACCGGTCGATGATCTCGCCGAAGCTGTGCAGCCGGGACTTGGCGAACAGGCTGAACATGTGGCCGCCGACGATGGTCGGCCGCCGGCACAGGTCGCCGAAGGTCACGGCCCGCAGGATGCTCTCGGGCTCGCAGACGACGTCGTCGTCCATGCACATCATGTACGTCGAGCGGCCGGCCTCGAGCGTCTCCAGCTGCGACCGGGCATAGCCTCCGGAGCCACCCATGTTGCCCTGCTCGATGATCCGCAGCTTGTCGCCCAGTGCCTCGCGTGCGGCGCCGAACCCGGGGTCGTCGGCGACCTTCTTGGTGCCCTGCTCGGCGACGATCACCTCGTCGAGGATCGCGTGCACCTCCGGGTCGGAACCGACCTGGGCGAGCAGCGCGGCGCAGAACTCCGGCCGGTTCATCGTGGTGATGCCGATGGTCACGCTGCCCGGCTCGGACCGGTCCTCGGGGACCTCGGCAGCCCAGGACGCCTCCTCGAGGACGGCGTCGCCGGGGCCGGCGATGATGTCGAACCAGTACCAGCCGCCGTCGGCGAAGCTGGCGAGCGAGAGGTCGAAGGCGAAGTCCTCGGTGCCCTCACCGGTCGCGGTCGCGTCGTCG
The DNA window shown above is from Nocardioides mesophilus and carries:
- a CDS encoding VTT domain-containing protein, translating into MREAIALFFVAIASALVPLINIEAYLGVRASLSTVQHMWWLGLVAAAGQMVGKVVWYYLGASSLQWGWIRRRLDKPKNLARLELWRHRTAERPLVAGVLLFTSALVGFPPFAIVSVLAGQLRMNLVLFLTLGLLGRWLRFVAVLGGAAWLSTALG
- a CDS encoding glycosyltransferase → MQEVEVDAIPLARLETLLAPDRVDRLRMYAARARELLAGRVVWNVNATAQGGGVAEMLQALLAYARGAHTDTRWLTLNADPAFFAITKRLHNQLHGAPGDGGDLGDAERVVYEKVLAENLESLRSRVRAGDIVLLHDPQTAGLVDGIRRSGAYAVWRCHIGRDTPHPLADRAWDFLRDYVEPADAVIFSRAQYPPAWVSRDRLWVIPPSLDPFTAKNVGMEPAVAQVTLQRAGLVATGAVDGSLRFTRRDGSDGFVREHYGLLREGGSIPGTGQVVLQVSRWDRLKDMQGVMIGFVEHLDELPETAHLLLAGPDVSGVTDDPEGAAVLAECLHAWRDLPAPARSRVHLACLPMDDIDENAYLVNALQRHASVVVQKSLVEGFGLTVTEPMWKGRPVVASAVGGIQDQIEDGVSGLLLPDPNDHGSFGREVSKVLHDAELSARLGTAAHSRVQDRFLGDRHLIQYVDLFETLIGA
- a CDS encoding nucleotidyltransferase family protein, whose protein sequence is MDPSRHHAVEAVIVAGGFGTRLLPLTARRPKHLLEVGGVPFLEHQIGRLAEAGVEHVVLATSYRADLFEPVLGDGSRWNLRLSYVQEEEPLGTAGAIRNVAGALGTDPESPVVILNGDILSGHDLAAQLEDFETPRDGHPVDVSLHLVEVEDARPFGCVPTDDAGRVTGFTEKSDHPVTRQVNAGCYVFRRRVIDAIPAGRVVSVERETFPELVEQGALVVGYVENCYWRDVGTPEALVAASRDLVLGRVVSPANEAEPGGAHVDDDASVDPSATVSGGTCVSAGVRVAADAVVIGSVLMPGCVVEKGVHLTACVLGPGSVVTAGVELTGVTVGDGAVVSVAVEPGSRVEAGAAPPP
- a CDS encoding TIGR03089 family protein; amino-acid sequence: MPTSTATFASVLADQLRRDASRPLVTFYDDATGERIELSVTTYANWVAKTASLLQDELDLERGALALVDLPAHWLGAVWVGAAWTLGLRLTDDTARAGEADLLVCGPAGVQTCAPHATRVPVVALSLRPLGARFTDPLPTGVVDYGAVVLGQPDAFAALDAPAGDDPAWEDAHGTRTQAELFTEAASDGLVSAGGRLLTDVPPTTRRGLATLLAPLLHGGGTVWVAHPDESGWAHRAETERATAVLREREGGQPARS
- a CDS encoding FG-GAP-like repeat-containing protein, whose protein sequence is MPEKKSRFVLLCQQALACAVVVLVAAPAVGVGSLELVGPPQGGAPSAAPAAGAAGASAAGSLVAADPVRPSVTEIPLTAAAPAEQGRETLTRNATALRAAAPQKDGQAALSVPETVHGYATVGVTWATGQQYADDDITVSVRSLADGVWSPWQEIAYDAEHGPDPGSPEAAHQRFGTDAVVVGDVDDVQVKAVTPDGSLPADMKLAIVDPGQPAALTREQPAIDTAELPEGDLAPMSATTTPTGASATSAAADVTDPTQPAEPADPLPGDLDLAGTPVDVTPKPQIFSRAQWGADERLRDKSSLRYFEVHAGFVHHTVNANNYTEDQVPSIIRGIYAYHTQSKGWSDIGYNFLVDRFGRIWEGRYGGVDRPVVGAHTLNYNDYAFAMSSIGNFETAQPSAALLDAYGRLFAWKLSLHGVDAGSTRQVVGDRTLPAINGHRDVGQTACPGKYLYAKIPTIRAKADAYQHPFTPRQRDADVSGNRWPDLVVRNATTQQLAIVQTGGQVGFEAPTSGPTLSGTDLVTASKDLTGDGRADVLARDASTKSAVLLPGTGTGSFGAAVRTTNRFAALDQLVAVGDLNQDGKNDVIGRQGVDHRLLLFRGLGDGRWMRTQVLAEDWSGYDLTAAAGDLDRNGTADLLARDTDGRLWLVPGTGKGALGTRVALPGTWTSVSLIAGLGDVTNDGRADLVARKKDGQLWIYPGTGTGTLSGRLGPYSGFAGVDTLSSPGQVTGSARHDLVGRTSAGRLVVFANRGTTNVRRTISKGQTLTDTNLLLSVGDWNGDGRNDLMTRRASDGAMLFRAGDGSNHFAEPVVAGTGWGSMQLLTAVGDITGDGYPDLMGQPSGGSMRIYPGNGASGFRPSYAAYAGISASRQVGAGLWDGDGSPDSILRRSDGSLWMYPGNGPGGLTGGQKVGGGSNRYDWMVGAGDVDGDGRPDVIGREAATGDLWLLPGASGGKVDRRRYIAGGFKGYDLAG
- a CDS encoding ABC transporter ATP-binding protein translates to MAESIVVDHVSKKFTLRYHRTLKQMSIAMVRGQELSDTFWALDDLTFSVEQGESIGLMGLNGSGKSTLLKLINGVMRPDRGTVLTRGRIAGLIATGAGFHPQLTGRENIFLNAAILGMSEKETRAKFDDIVEFADIGKFLETPVGTYSSGMFSRLGFAVAIHTDSDIFLMDEVLAVGDRPFKRKCLARMDEIRKSGRTMFYVSHAPGSVRKMCDRVLVLEKGRLAFDGPTEDGIKYLKYDDGDVTSEEHLEGEEEDLGADV
- a CDS encoding ABC transporter permease; translated protein: MTVRAVDPEVVAQIPLQPPSSTGGLLDVFRRRYMLRLLVKRELSARYQGSFLGMLWSYVQPLVRFCMYYFVVGGALGLHDNVQNFAIHVFSGLVVVHYFTETFSAGTRSIVRNKAIVQKMAMPREMFPVASMLVSAYHTVPQLAILIVACVVTGWSPDLAGFGAGLLGLAIITILGTSCALLFSAANVFFRDFSNVVQTLTTFVHFSVPMIYPFSGSPSGSVSSTSACTSPTRWPSRCC
- a CDS encoding glycosyltransferase — protein: MSQTVKEAPSAEAATVTRVLQRVVLPVSHDTDVLPLYVDPDRPQLDVNTIGMTAKQRGRIPPAPPNAEVEPDPHAVLGRHRYRIRASERISFGTYFNAFAASYWRRWTIVTAVTLRLRLTGQGASVIVYRSMPDGRAQRVDDATATGEGTEDFAFDLSLASFADGGWYWFDIIAGPGDAVLEEASWAAEVPEDRSEPGSVTIGITTMNRPEFCAALLAQVGSDPEVHAILDEVIVAEQGTKKVADDPGFGAAREALGDKLRIIEQGNMGGSGGYARSQLETLEAGRSTYMMCMDDDVVCEPESILRAVTFGDLCRRPTIVGGHMFSLFAKSRLHSFGEIIDRYRFWWTSPPTVFTDWDFSERNLRSSRWLHRRIDVDFNGWFMCLIPTEVLRTIGLSLPLFIKWDDSEYGVRAADAGFPTVTLPGSAVWHVPWTDKNDALDWQSYFHQRNRFISALLHSPYEHGGRMVRESFNHQVKHLFALQYSTAELRHRALEDVLAGPGALHGELGTKLAEIRELRKHYTDARTEPDPDAFPPVRREKPPKKGQDPTLPKGRVGQLVSAATSAVRQTLPKRPLADQFPEARLAALDAKWWMISQFDSVVVSMPDGTSAAWHHRDREEFRDLLRRTADIHQRLYREWPRLAAEYRQALGDLTSPEQWRKTFDASGKVET